The Flavobacterium sp. HJ-32-4 genome contains a region encoding:
- a CDS encoding bifunctional 2-polyprenyl-6-hydroxyphenol methylase/3-demethylubiquinol 3-O-methyltransferase UbiG, translated as MKSAADILETNKRQRDFYNEVRQNFLTRCWASVRNGLLQRIRKNTGISSQVYELHTQWLGDLSDKKVLDLGCFAGNYLSKYMAERAKSYLGIDLSDVAIEKLRLRLADLPNARVEAIDFLSPDFTEDGFDIIYAYGVLHHFENTELIIAHLQKRLAPGGEIISYDPMQTSWPVKLLRTLYRPFQSDADWEWPFNKKTVRAYETAFLVQERRGLLGKSKWLALLNLLPFSNALVHKLGTRWHQQDWERSSVSDAALFRCMHITMRLQKR; from the coding sequence ATGAAAAGCGCAGCCGACATCCTCGAAACCAACAAAAGACAAAGAGACTTCTATAATGAGGTCCGACAGAACTTTTTGACCCGCTGCTGGGCTTCGGTTCGAAACGGACTTTTACAGCGGATACGAAAAAACACGGGCATCAGCTCACAGGTCTACGAACTCCATACACAGTGGCTGGGCGATTTATCCGATAAAAAGGTACTTGATTTGGGCTGCTTCGCGGGGAACTATCTTTCAAAATACATGGCGGAGCGTGCAAAGAGTTACCTCGGTATCGATCTCAGCGATGTAGCCATTGAAAAATTGAGGCTCCGTTTGGCCGACCTACCTAACGCCCGGGTGGAAGCCATTGATTTTCTGTCGCCGGATTTTACCGAAGACGGTTTTGACATCATTTATGCCTACGGTGTACTGCATCATTTTGAAAACACCGAACTGATTATCGCCCATCTGCAAAAACGACTGGCACCCGGGGGCGAGATCATAAGCTATGACCCTATGCAAACGAGTTGGCCGGTAAAGTTGTTGCGTACTTTATACCGTCCGTTTCAGTCGGATGCTGACTGGGAATGGCCCTTCAATAAAAAGACAGTACGCGCTTACGAAACCGCCTTTTTGGTACAGGAAAGACGCGGCTTGCTCGGGAAGTCAAAATGGTTGGCCCTCCTGAATTTGCTGCCGTTTTCAAATGCGTTGGTGCACAAACTCGGCACCCGATGGCATCAACAGGATTGGGAACGGTCATCAGTGTCTGATGCAGCGCTGTTCCGATGTATGCATATCACCATGCGATTACAAAAACGATAA
- a CDS encoding methyltransferase domain-containing protein, giving the protein MELRTPKPVHPDTQSREAFRSVDIIRFEDGSELPVYNGVPILFGADSLFSADDIREGSVTTQDAEHLNTGNYRNYIRRKLLPSLADDTSLTRRYRELNAKLPQGGVVLVVGTGEKADFYRETFPGCQVVTSDVHAAFRPDYVFDGHRIPFEDEVFDLVLAAQVIEHTVNPWQFSAELQRVTRRGGLLQIEAPHNFPYHAEPYDFFRFTYTGMRSLFRLCAVEKAYVTEGNASVVALAASNFLVNISRRRIVRSGFLLVSRFVFGWLKYLDRRPETVNRRTISMPKGYAFTFRKDARLRSENELFSEFHSLAP; this is encoded by the coding sequence ATGGAACTACGTACTCCGAAACCCGTACATCCTGATACGCAGTCGCGCGAAGCGTTCCGCTCCGTAGACATCATCCGGTTTGAGGACGGTTCCGAACTGCCCGTTTACAATGGAGTACCTATATTGTTTGGCGCAGACTCTCTTTTTTCCGCAGATGACATACGGGAGGGTTCCGTTACTACTCAGGATGCCGAACACCTAAATACCGGGAATTATCGGAATTACATCCGCCGCAAATTGCTACCTTCCTTAGCCGATGATACTTCCCTTACACGCCGCTATCGCGAGCTCAATGCAAAATTGCCCCAGGGTGGTGTCGTATTGGTCGTGGGGACAGGCGAGAAAGCCGATTTTTACCGGGAGACCTTTCCCGGATGCCAGGTGGTGACGTCGGACGTCCATGCGGCGTTTCGCCCCGACTATGTATTTGACGGACACCGGATTCCATTCGAAGATGAGGTGTTCGATCTGGTATTGGCGGCGCAGGTAATCGAACATACTGTAAATCCGTGGCAGTTCTCGGCAGAATTGCAACGCGTTACCCGAAGAGGAGGATTGCTGCAGATTGAAGCGCCGCATAATTTTCCGTATCATGCCGAACCTTACGATTTCTTTCGTTTCACCTACACCGGCATGCGGAGCCTTTTCCGTCTTTGCGCCGTAGAAAAGGCCTATGTCACAGAAGGGAACGCGTCCGTTGTGGCGTTGGCAGCGTCCAATTTCCTGGTGAATATCTCACGCCGTCGCATTGTCAGAAGTGGTTTTCTGTTGGTTTCCCGGTTCGTTTTTGGTTGGCTCAAATACCTTGACCGCCGTCCGGAGACCGTGAACCGCCGTACGATATCGATGCCTAAAGGATATGCGTTTACGTTTCGAAAAGACGCCCGACTGCGTTCTGAAAACGAACTCTTTTCTGAATTCCACTCGTTAGCCCCATGA
- a CDS encoding exostosin family protein yields MINVYTDRDYLGELHRRFVFPLLFHLWYKEDEPLRQVYTLVTDDAAADVYVLPLSVEYYISNGLRAVMDRFIDQALQRQKPVWVYSSGDLGLTFTKPVWVFRFGGFDSKLGEQTIILPAHTTDPYRTLDKEFQPIDKETSPFIAFTGNADGSFGKWIKELYIQWYYFWHRFRRSIPSDPQPFFPSGIVRYRLLKKLQEDARIRTDFIFRKSYRAGAKTEDDRVRTHLEFLRNMEKAPYTFCLRGNGNFSVRFYEALAMGRIPVLVDTDCRLPLPTSIDWDKHCVKVSGRSIADDLWAFHQTITPADFRAMQEKNRALWYNKLRDVRFFHTVHDFFVNPINSQDEGME; encoded by the coding sequence ATGATCAACGTCTATACAGACAGGGATTACCTCGGCGAATTACATCGTCGGTTTGTTTTTCCGCTTTTATTCCATCTTTGGTATAAAGAGGACGAACCTTTGCGGCAGGTCTATACCCTGGTAACAGATGACGCTGCGGCGGATGTATACGTGCTTCCGCTTAGCGTCGAATACTACATCAGCAACGGTTTGCGTGCCGTCATGGACCGCTTCATCGACCAGGCCTTACAACGGCAGAAGCCCGTATGGGTATATTCTTCCGGAGATCTTGGGCTGACGTTTACCAAGCCCGTCTGGGTCTTCCGGTTCGGCGGATTCGACAGTAAACTCGGCGAACAAACCATCATCCTTCCCGCCCATACAACAGATCCGTATCGGACGCTCGATAAGGAGTTCCAGCCTATAGACAAAGAAACCAGTCCTTTCATTGCCTTCACTGGCAACGCCGATGGCAGTTTCGGCAAATGGATAAAGGAACTCTATATCCAATGGTATTATTTTTGGCACCGGTTTCGCCGCAGCATTCCCTCTGACCCACAGCCGTTTTTCCCTTCTGGAATCGTACGGTACAGGCTGTTGAAAAAGTTGCAGGAAGATGCGCGGATCCGGACGGATTTTATCTTCCGGAAATCCTATCGCGCGGGTGCAAAAACCGAAGACGATCGCGTTCGCACCCATCTGGAGTTTTTACGCAACATGGAAAAAGCACCGTATACGTTTTGTTTACGGGGAAATGGGAATTTTTCCGTGCGATTCTACGAAGCGCTGGCAATGGGGCGTATTCCGGTGTTGGTCGACACCGACTGCCGTTTGCCGCTTCCTACCTCAATCGACTGGGACAAACACTGTGTGAAAGTGTCGGGCCGTTCGATCGCCGACGATTTGTGGGCGTTCCATCAAACAATCACGCCAGCGGATTTTCGGGCGATGCAGGAGAAGAACCGCGCACTTTGGTATAACAAGCTCCGGGATGTCCGGTTTTTTCATACCGTCCACGATTTTTTCGTTAACCCAATCAATAGTCAGGATGAAGGTATGGAATGA
- a CDS encoding glycosyltransferase family 4 protein, giving the protein MTFLIVTHVPHVEEKGRFFAYGPYVREMNIWGEFVDKIVIVAPLVARSPDAIDIPYQHPNVTVVPVPAFNFLSWRNTLFSFVMLPLIGWRILRAIRKADHIHLRCPGNMGLLGCLAQVFFPSKPKTAKYAGNWDPSSRQPSSYRWQQAILKNTFWTRRMTVLVYGDWPDDTANIRSFFTATYAENEKVDLPVRPLSGTLRFLFSGMLVPGKNPMYALNLVQQLAQRGHQVSLTFFGDGPLRPGLEHCIRERNLGQWASIAGNVPAAEMKKAYQTGHFLILPSVSEGWPKAVAEAMFWKCVPAALPVSCVPQMMDHGRRGIMLTGDLAADVAQIDTLIQSPVAYAEKAGAASEWSQVYTTDRFRTEIQRLLV; this is encoded by the coding sequence ATGACGTTCCTGATCGTGACACATGTTCCGCATGTAGAAGAAAAAGGACGGTTCTTCGCCTACGGACCCTACGTGCGCGAGATGAACATATGGGGCGAATTTGTAGACAAGATCGTTATTGTAGCCCCCCTTGTTGCCAGGTCGCCGGATGCCATTGATATACCGTACCAACACCCCAACGTCACGGTAGTTCCGGTTCCCGCGTTCAACTTTCTTTCGTGGCGAAATACGCTTTTTTCGTTTGTGATGTTGCCCCTTATCGGGTGGCGTATCCTTCGTGCCATACGAAAAGCCGATCACATCCACCTTCGTTGTCCCGGAAATATGGGGCTATTGGGCTGTTTAGCGCAGGTGTTTTTTCCTTCAAAACCCAAAACAGCAAAATACGCGGGTAATTGGGATCCCTCCTCCCGCCAACCGTCTTCGTACCGATGGCAGCAGGCCATCCTGAAAAATACGTTTTGGACGCGGAGAATGACGGTATTGGTCTACGGCGACTGGCCCGATGATACTGCCAACATCCGCTCGTTTTTCACGGCTACATATGCGGAAAACGAAAAAGTAGACCTGCCGGTGCGCCCTTTGTCAGGTACTCTTCGTTTTTTGTTTTCCGGTATGTTAGTACCGGGTAAAAACCCGATGTATGCGCTCAACCTGGTGCAGCAATTGGCGCAACGTGGACATCAGGTTTCGCTGACTTTTTTCGGAGATGGGCCGCTTCGTCCGGGTTTAGAGCACTGCATTCGCGAGAGAAACCTTGGTCAATGGGCCTCGATAGCGGGAAATGTCCCGGCAGCGGAGATGAAGAAAGCCTACCAAACGGGCCACTTCCTGATATTGCCATCTGTGAGCGAAGGCTGGCCCAAGGCCGTTGCAGAAGCGATGTTCTGGAAGTGTGTACCGGCAGCCCTTCCCGTTTCGTGTGTGCCGCAGATGATGGATCACGGGCGCCGTGGCATTATGCTCACTGGTGATTTGGCCGCCGATGTTGCCCAGATCGATACGTTGATACAATCGCCCGTGGCGTACGCAGAAAAGGCTGGGGCTGCATCCGAATGGTCGCAAGTTTACACAACAGACCGTTTTCGAACCGAAATCCAACGACTGCTCGTATGA
- a CDS encoding glycosyltransferase family 4 protein, with translation MRILQLIDTLDTGGAERMAVSYANALIRRTGYAAVVATRRTGPMAALLDPGVRFLVLGKKRALDIPALFKLRKWVVAEKITLIHAHSTSLFFATLLKCTLPSVRIVWHDHYGDSEFLEKRPSTLIRLCLPFTWKAIAVNHRLVDWLRSLGYQNVTYLPNFPATATTLDTPTFLAGAEGKRIVCLANFREQKDHLSLLEAAGIFFSQKPEWSLHLVGKDFHDPYSDNVKHVVADDSRLKGRVYFYTASFDSLAILSQADIAVLSSRSEGLPVALLEYGLMGKAVITTPVGEIPHIIQHQHNGLLVAVGDTACFADELLRLSEDGQLRAALGEQLQKKVAGEFSEEAVISSYFRLLEHKRNE, from the coding sequence ATGAGAATCCTACAGTTGATCGATACCCTTGACACGGGCGGGGCCGAACGAATGGCGGTGAGCTATGCCAACGCCCTAATTCGGCGAACGGGTTATGCCGCGGTGGTGGCTACCCGGCGTACGGGTCCGATGGCGGCGCTCCTGGATCCGGGTGTTCGGTTTCTTGTGTTGGGAAAGAAAAGGGCACTCGATATTCCCGCATTGTTTAAACTGCGGAAATGGGTGGTAGCAGAAAAAATCACTCTTATACATGCGCATTCTACGTCTTTGTTTTTTGCCACCTTACTGAAATGTACTTTGCCTTCCGTCCGTATTGTATGGCATGATCATTATGGCGACAGTGAGTTTCTGGAAAAACGGCCGTCAACCCTCATTCGGTTGTGCCTTCCTTTCACATGGAAGGCAATTGCCGTGAACCATCGACTGGTCGACTGGCTTCGATCATTGGGATATCAGAACGTCACCTATCTCCCTAATTTCCCGGCGACGGCCACCACTCTGGATACGCCCACGTTTCTTGCCGGAGCCGAAGGCAAGCGGATCGTTTGTCTGGCTAACTTCCGCGAACAGAAAGACCATCTGTCACTATTGGAAGCGGCTGGTATTTTTTTCAGCCAAAAACCAGAGTGGTCGCTGCATTTGGTCGGTAAGGATTTTCACGATCCTTATTCTGACAATGTGAAACACGTGGTCGCCGATGATAGCCGGCTTAAAGGCAGGGTGTACTTCTATACCGCCAGTTTTGATAGTTTGGCTATACTGTCACAGGCCGATATTGCTGTGCTGTCTTCCCGCTCAGAAGGGCTGCCGGTTGCACTACTCGAGTATGGGCTCATGGGTAAAGCTGTGATCACTACTCCGGTGGGTGAAATTCCACATATTATCCAACACCAGCATAATGGACTGTTGGTCGCGGTGGGTGATACAGCCTGTTTTGCCGATGAATTGCTGCGTTTATCGGAAGACGGGCAGCTGCGCGCGGCGCTCGGCGAACAGTTACAGAAAAAAGTAGCTGGGGAATTTTCTGAAGAGGCCGTTATTTCCTCGTACTTTCGTCTTTTGGAGCATAAACGGAATGAATAA
- a CDS encoding exopolysaccharide biosynthesis polyprenyl glycosylphosphotransferase: MASVFGALFLLDKLVDFDYFSFQRGDYYELTVLALYINVLGTVFEMYNLQVASNQLQVIRSILFTATATGIFYLLTPFFTPFLPLNRIQIVYFFLGLFAGLFVWRFFYQAFLASHRFEKKVVLICDRELLPSLIAYLADADPHYRVVGYINPDESDHGTVKADVQVIGVGEAASFVTENGISEVVVDSKKAKRMTVFLYTQLVYLLENGVIIRDFAQVYESMMQRIPMEHFATDFYRYFPFSRSNNNKLYLIIVKALEMLFSFAGLVVMSVLLPLILLGNLLGNRGKLFYVQERVGKNGKAFRIYKFRTMVQNAEHNGAVFAATNDARVTPFGKFLRKTRLDEMPQFINILKGDMAFIGPRPERPIFVNELSRRMPFYETRHVIKPGITGWAQVKYPYGQTMDDSLIKLQYDLYYIKHRSIFLDLNIIIKTFSTVLFYRGQ, encoded by the coding sequence GTGGCTTCTGTTTTTGGGGCTTTATTTCTTCTCGATAAGTTAGTCGACTTCGATTACTTCAGCTTTCAACGGGGTGACTATTACGAACTTACAGTACTGGCGCTCTACATCAATGTCTTAGGTACGGTATTCGAGATGTACAACCTACAGGTAGCCAGTAACCAGCTACAGGTCATTCGAAGTATCTTGTTTACGGCAACCGCGACGGGAATTTTTTACCTGTTGACCCCGTTTTTCACGCCTTTCCTTCCGCTCAACCGTATCCAAATCGTCTATTTCTTCCTCGGACTTTTCGCTGGGTTGTTCGTATGGCGCTTTTTCTACCAGGCTTTTCTGGCGTCGCACCGATTTGAGAAAAAGGTAGTCTTGATTTGCGACCGTGAATTGCTTCCTTCGTTGATTGCCTATCTTGCCGACGCTGATCCACACTATCGTGTGGTGGGATACATCAATCCCGATGAATCCGATCACGGAACTGTCAAAGCGGATGTACAGGTAATCGGAGTGGGGGAGGCTGCTTCTTTTGTCACCGAAAACGGCATATCGGAAGTCGTGGTCGACTCGAAAAAAGCCAAGCGGATGACGGTGTTTCTCTACACTCAACTCGTTTACCTGCTCGAGAATGGCGTCATCATCCGTGACTTCGCACAGGTCTACGAATCGATGATGCAACGCATTCCGATGGAGCACTTCGCTACTGACTTTTACCGTTACTTCCCGTTCAGCCGTAGCAACAATAATAAGCTATATCTCATTATCGTGAAGGCACTGGAGATGCTATTTTCATTTGCGGGCCTGGTCGTCATGAGCGTGCTGCTTCCGTTAATTCTTTTAGGGAATCTACTCGGAAACCGGGGTAAATTGTTCTATGTGCAGGAACGTGTGGGCAAGAACGGAAAAGCCTTTCGTATCTATAAATTCCGAACAATGGTGCAGAATGCGGAACATAACGGAGCCGTTTTCGCGGCCACCAACGACGCACGTGTGACACCCTTCGGGAAGTTCCTACGAAAGACGCGTCTCGATGAAATGCCACAGTTCATCAACATCCTCAAAGGAGACATGGCGTTTATCGGTCCGCGCCCGGAACGTCCGATATTTGTCAACGAGTTATCACGACGGATGCCCTTCTACGAAACCAGGCACGTCATCAAACCGGGTATTACGGGTTGGGCACAGGTCAAATATCCTTATGGGCAAACCATGGACGACAGCCTGATCAAACTGCAGTACGACTTGTATTACATCAAGCACCGCAGCATCTTCCTTGATCTCAACATTATCATCAAGACCTTCAGTACGGTATTATTTTACAGGGGACAGTAG
- a CDS encoding glycosyltransferase family 2 protein — MKNFTLIICTYKRPEALSKLLASVDQQTLPPLEVLVVDGSPDDRTREMLERHPMPLVRYFSVPPAERGLTRQRNYGIQRVHERAEIVCFLDDDTVLESDYFEQLIGTYEAYPDAVGVGGYIANESRFRYVGTDYAASSHEFFYDGWVQEESSRFRLRRRFGLDTDCPPGFMPAFGHARSIGFLPPSGKTYPTQLLMGGVSSFRKETVTTHQFSTYFEGYGLYEDADFSIRVAQTGALYCNTAARLAHYHEPSGRPNQFAFGKMVVRNGWYVWRVANPRPSFDARVKWNLVTLLLTFIRFSNTFTGTEKKQAFTEALGRLTAFFGLVWRKPSL, encoded by the coding sequence ATGAAGAACTTTACGCTCATTATCTGCACGTATAAACGGCCCGAAGCCCTTTCAAAACTTCTGGCTTCGGTAGATCAACAAACCCTTCCGCCGCTGGAAGTCCTGGTGGTAGACGGCTCGCCGGACGATCGCACCCGCGAAATGCTCGAACGCCATCCGATGCCTTTGGTGCGGTATTTTTCGGTTCCTCCGGCTGAGCGGGGTCTCACCCGACAGCGTAATTACGGTATCCAACGGGTGCATGAAAGGGCCGAAATTGTTTGTTTTTTAGATGACGATACGGTTCTCGAAAGCGATTATTTCGAGCAACTGATCGGAACCTATGAAGCTTATCCGGATGCGGTGGGCGTAGGAGGATACATTGCCAATGAATCGCGTTTTCGATACGTAGGAACCGACTATGCTGCCTCGTCCCACGAGTTTTTCTACGATGGTTGGGTGCAGGAAGAAAGCAGTCGTTTTCGCCTGCGGAGGCGTTTTGGACTCGATACCGACTGTCCGCCCGGGTTTATGCCGGCGTTCGGGCATGCGCGGAGTATCGGCTTCCTGCCACCGAGCGGTAAAACCTATCCCACGCAATTGCTTATGGGAGGCGTATCGTCGTTTCGCAAAGAAACGGTAACCACGCATCAATTCTCGACGTATTTCGAGGGATACGGACTCTACGAAGACGCTGATTTCAGTATCAGGGTGGCTCAAACGGGTGCGCTCTACTGCAATACGGCAGCGCGATTGGCCCATTATCACGAACCGTCGGGGCGCCCGAATCAGTTTGCTTTTGGAAAGATGGTTGTTCGGAACGGATGGTATGTGTGGCGTGTGGCAAATCCAAGGCCGTCTTTTGATGCGCGCGTTAAGTGGAATTTGGTGACGCTGCTTTTGACATTCATAAGATTTAGCAATACCTTTACCGGCACCGAAAAAAAACAGGCTTTTACGGAAGCACTCGGACGTCTGACAGCGTTCTTCGGCTTGGTGTGGCGAAAACCCTCTTTATGA
- a CDS encoding O-antigen ligase: MNNFSTYIGLIALHVVIGVLGFASSTLSLAYSLVILVGGMVYIAKRQNRGHEALVVAAYITGAEVFLRASHGVPVYEYGKYAVALVIAYGIYFNGFSKNAVPYWVFLLLMVPGVIIGNSVLGSSIENRKIISFVISGPLCLGFCSLYTYQRRITLEHLYSCLLMMALPAISLTVYVILYTPTVRDVITGTASTSATSGGFGPNQVSTILGLAMFIFVSRALLRSPNLHFILLNVGLATIVAFRGLTTFSRGGILTALAMIAILLLTLFTRIRGKAKVRLTQAAGIFALVGIAVWTYSLLQTGGLIGKRYANQDAAGRVKESRFTGREEIAQMEITAFIENPVFGVGAGKTIDMREEESGVNTASHDEITRLLAEHGSLGIAMLLILIFTPIILHFDNKENFMMFPLLIFWFLTINHSAMRTAAPAFIYSLTLLKVDMPGVAIIKKRVYPGMRSPAQN, encoded by the coding sequence ATGAATAACTTCTCGACCTACATCGGACTTATCGCATTGCACGTCGTCATTGGGGTGTTGGGATTCGCTTCTTCCACGCTGTCACTCGCGTATAGTTTGGTGATTCTAGTGGGGGGCATGGTTTATATTGCGAAAAGGCAGAATCGCGGACACGAAGCATTGGTGGTAGCAGCTTACATTACGGGCGCTGAGGTTTTTCTGCGTGCGTCTCACGGCGTTCCGGTATACGAGTACGGGAAGTATGCAGTGGCACTCGTCATCGCTTACGGTATTTACTTTAATGGCTTCTCAAAGAATGCGGTGCCGTATTGGGTTTTCCTTCTGCTGATGGTGCCGGGCGTAATAATTGGAAATTCCGTGTTGGGCAGTTCGATCGAGAACAGAAAAATCATTTCCTTCGTGATTTCCGGCCCTCTTTGTCTCGGTTTCTGTTCGTTGTATACCTACCAACGTCGAATAACACTCGAGCATCTGTATTCGTGCTTGCTTATGATGGCATTGCCGGCCATCTCCCTTACCGTATATGTCATTCTCTATACCCCAACGGTACGGGATGTGATTACGGGAACGGCATCTACGTCTGCTACGTCCGGTGGCTTCGGTCCTAACCAGGTGTCGACAATTCTCGGACTGGCGATGTTTATTTTTGTCTCAAGGGCGTTGCTACGTTCACCTAACCTTCACTTTATCCTCCTGAATGTCGGTCTTGCGACCATTGTAGCATTCCGGGGACTTACGACGTTCTCACGAGGTGGAATATTGACGGCATTGGCCATGATTGCCATATTGTTATTGACTTTGTTTACACGAATAAGGGGAAAAGCGAAGGTACGGCTCACTCAGGCGGCAGGTATTTTCGCCCTCGTGGGGATAGCGGTATGGACCTACTCATTGCTCCAAACGGGTGGTTTAATCGGAAAGCGATATGCGAATCAGGATGCGGCCGGAAGGGTTAAGGAAAGTCGTTTTACCGGACGGGAGGAGATTGCCCAAATGGAGATTACTGCTTTCATTGAGAACCCGGTCTTTGGAGTCGGGGCTGGAAAAACAATCGATATGAGGGAAGAGGAGTCGGGTGTCAATACGGCTTCTCACGATGAGATTACGCGTCTTTTGGCCGAACATGGTTCTTTAGGAATAGCCATGCTGCTTATCCTCATCTTTACACCTATTATTCTTCACTTTGATAACAAAGAGAACTTCATGATGTTCCCTCTGTTGATCTTTTGGTTCCTGACCATCAATCACTCGGCTATGCGCACCGCTGCACCCGCTTTTATTTACTCGTTGACGCTGTTGAAGGTAGACATGCCGGGCGTTGCCATCATTAAGAAACGGGTGTATCCTGGAATGCGATCACCCGCTCAAAACTGA